A stretch of the Marivirga tractuosa DSM 4126 genome encodes the following:
- a CDS encoding ABC-F family ATP-binding cassette domain-containing protein yields the protein MINTSNLTLQFGKRVLFDEVNIKFTQGNCYGVIGANGAGKSTFLKILSGEINPTKGNVSLDAGKRMAVLKQNHNEFNEHSVLNTVMMGHDKLWNNIKAKEELYSKPDFSEEDGIKVSELEEEFAEMDGWNAESDAAALLSGLGIEEEHHYKLLKDVDGNYRVRVLLAQALFGNPDVLILDEPTNDLDIYTIAWLEDFLLEFKNTVIVVSHDRHFLDTVCTHIVDIDFSQINMFSGNYSFWYESSQLALSQKSSANKKAEEKKKELQEFIARFSANASKSKQATSRRKLLDKINVEDIKPSTRRYPAIIFNQNREAGDQILQIEKLNKAVEDKVLIKDLDLFVNKGDKISVLSKNSLATTALFEILNGNMQADSGSFKFGQTITTSYLPNHNDEFFQGNENLIDWLRNYSDEKDEVYIRGFLGKMLFTGEETFKSVNVLSGGEKVRCMVSKMMLTGGNLLMLDEPTNHLDLESIQAFNNGLKDFPGTVIFTSHDHEFTNTVANRILELTPNGNIDSLKTYDQYMDDDRIQAQREELYGKVTA from the coding sequence ATGATTAATACCAGTAATTTAACCCTCCAATTCGGAAAAAGAGTCTTATTTGATGAAGTAAACATCAAATTCACGCAAGGAAATTGCTATGGCGTAATTGGCGCCAACGGAGCAGGGAAATCCACTTTCCTGAAAATCCTTTCAGGTGAAATAAACCCTACCAAAGGTAATGTAAGCCTTGATGCAGGCAAAAGAATGGCTGTGCTAAAGCAGAACCATAATGAGTTTAATGAGCATTCTGTTTTGAACACCGTGATGATGGGTCACGATAAATTGTGGAACAACATCAAAGCTAAAGAAGAATTGTATAGCAAGCCTGATTTTTCTGAAGAAGACGGTATTAAAGTATCGGAATTAGAAGAAGAGTTTGCAGAGATGGACGGCTGGAATGCTGAATCTGATGCTGCAGCACTTTTGAGCGGTTTAGGCATTGAAGAAGAACATCATTATAAATTATTGAAAGATGTAGATGGTAATTATAGAGTTCGTGTCCTTTTGGCGCAAGCTTTATTCGGTAACCCTGATGTATTGATTCTGGATGAGCCTACCAACGATTTAGATATTTATACCATCGCTTGGTTAGAGGATTTCCTTTTGGAATTCAAAAATACCGTTATCGTAGTTTCTCACGATAGACACTTCTTGGATACTGTTTGTACGCACATTGTGGACATTGATTTCAGTCAAATCAATATGTTCTCTGGAAACTATTCATTCTGGTATGAGTCTAGTCAATTGGCTTTAAGTCAAAAATCATCTGCCAACAAAAAAGCAGAAGAGAAAAAGAAAGAATTGCAAGAATTTATTGCCCGATTCAGTGCGAATGCATCGAAATCAAAGCAAGCTACTAGTAGAAGAAAATTATTGGATAAAATCAATGTAGAAGATATCAAGCCTTCCACTCGTAGATATCCTGCTATTATCTTTAATCAAAATAGAGAAGCGGGTGACCAAATCTTACAGATTGAGAAACTCAACAAAGCAGTTGAGGATAAAGTCTTGATTAAGGATTTGGATTTATTCGTTAATAAAGGCGATAAGATATCCGTTTTGAGTAAGAATAGTTTGGCTACTACTGCCCTATTTGAAATCTTAAACGGCAATATGCAAGCTGACTCAGGAAGTTTCAAATTTGGTCAGACTATCACTACCTCCTATTTACCTAACCATAATGATGAGTTTTTCCAAGGTAATGAAAACCTTATCGATTGGTTAAGGAATTATTCAGATGAAAAAGATGAGGTTTACATCCGTGGATTCTTAGGTAAAATGCTTTTCACTGGAGAGGAAACCTTCAAATCAGTGAATGTTTTATCAGGAGGAGAAAAGGTTAGATGTATGGTTTCCAAAATGATGTTGACAGGTGGAAACTTGTTGATGTTGGACGAACCTACAAACCACTTGGATTTGGAATCTATTCAGGCATTTAACAATGGCTTGAAAGATTTCCCTGGTACTGTGATTTTCACTTCTCATGATCATGAGTTTACGAACACAGTTGCTAATAGAATTTTAGAGCTTACGCCAAATGGCAATATCGACAGTTTGAAAACTTACGACCAATATATGGACGATGATAGAATTCAGGCTCAGCGCGAAGAATTGTACGGTAAGGTTACGGCTTAA
- a CDS encoding pseudouridine synthase yields MSITPLEIIYQDDYLVAINKPHGLLVHRTKIATETDVFALQLLRDQLGQRVYPVHRIDRKTSGVLLFALDEENNSKTTALFRDQQIEKTYLAIVRGFTDSEGTIDYALRKESGQLQESVTHYKTLAKTEIPVPLGKFETSRYSLVEVRPETGRMHQIRKHLAHIHHPIIADRPHGCNKQNKLFKEKWAMDSMLLHAKEVIFKHPVSHDVVHIKANISSEFERTLSFLNFDFKI; encoded by the coding sequence GTGAGCATCACCCCCTTAGAAATAATATACCAAGACGACTATTTAGTGGCTATCAATAAACCTCATGGATTGTTGGTGCATCGAACTAAGATTGCTACTGAAACGGATGTCTTCGCTTTGCAATTGCTAAGAGATCAATTGGGCCAGCGAGTTTATCCAGTACATAGAATAGACCGAAAAACGTCTGGGGTTTTACTCTTTGCTTTGGATGAAGAAAATAATTCAAAAACCACCGCTCTTTTCAGAGACCAGCAGATTGAGAAAACCTATTTAGCAATTGTAAGAGGTTTCACAGATTCCGAAGGCACTATCGATTACGCCTTGAGGAAGGAAAGCGGTCAATTACAAGAATCTGTAACCCATTATAAAACCTTAGCAAAGACCGAAATTCCAGTTCCTTTAGGTAAATTTGAAACATCCCGGTATTCATTAGTTGAAGTAAGACCAGAAACAGGAAGGATGCATCAAATCAGAAAGCATTTGGCACATATTCATCATCCGATTATTGCAGATCGTCCCCATGGTTGCAATAAGCAGAACAAATTATTCAAGGAAAAATGGGCTATGGACAGCATGCTCTTACATGCCAAAGAAGTCATATTTAAACATCCTGTTAGCCATGATGTTGTTCATATTAAAGCAAATATTTCATCTGAATTTGAAAGGACTTTAAGCTTTCTTAATTTTGATTTCAAAATCTAA
- a CDS encoding phospholipase D family protein: MAKFVTDDNLNSAISNLIEEAKETFIIISPFIKLHDRLRKRLNEKSKDYNFILTIVFGKNEKDLSKSLSIEDLDFFKSFPNVEIRYEPKLHAKYYANETSSILSSMNLYDYSQNNNIEFGIVMKSGRFSAEDIDYDSWNYFDKVIENSELLYEKIPDTKSNTFGLSKSYSGSSIKVDLLDQYFKSPKENTNKVGYCIRTGEQIPFNIKHPFSEKAFKSWSKYSDPNYNEKYCHFSGENSNGQTSFSRPVLQKYWKEAISG; encoded by the coding sequence ATGGCAAAGTTTGTAACAGATGATAACCTCAACAGTGCTATTTCAAATTTAATTGAAGAAGCTAAAGAGACGTTTATTATTATCTCCCCCTTTATAAAGTTGCATGACCGACTACGAAAAAGACTTAATGAAAAATCTAAAGATTACAATTTCATCTTAACTATTGTATTTGGAAAAAATGAAAAGGATTTAAGCAAGAGTTTAAGTATTGAAGATTTAGATTTCTTTAAGTCCTTTCCGAATGTTGAAATTCGGTATGAACCTAAACTTCATGCTAAATATTATGCAAATGAAACTTCTTCAATTTTGAGTTCCATGAACCTTTATGATTACTCTCAAAATAACAATATTGAGTTTGGTATTGTTATGAAATCAGGTAGGTTTTCTGCTGAAGATATTGATTATGATTCTTGGAATTACTTTGACAAAGTGATTGAAAATAGCGAATTGCTTTATGAAAAAATACCTGACACTAAATCAAATACGTTTGGTTTATCCAAAAGCTATAGTGGATCAAGTATTAAAGTTGATTTACTCGATCAGTATTTTAAATCTCCGAAAGAAAATACTAATAAAGTAGGCTATTGTATAAGAACTGGTGAGCAAATACCATTTAACATAAAGCATCCTTTTTCAGAAAAGGCTTTTAAATCATGGTCAAAATATAGTGACCCAAATTATAATGAAAAATATTGTCATTTTTCAGGAGAGAATTCTAATGGTCAAACTTCCTTTTCACGACCTGTATTGCAAAAGTATTGGAAAGAAGCAATATCTGGTTAA
- a CDS encoding universal stress protein, giving the protein MIKHILVPTDFSDCAMNALEYALKFAKQINPQAEITILNAYTVPLAYADFNLAYDVGESEDDIKKYINSEFDKLESRLPLLKEFEYETIKTENYVKDAVEEYCLENDVDLIIMGTKGASGVDEVILGTNAHRVIKAELAPVLVIPEDAKYEDIKSIALSSDYKGIMAELLSPVKAIRQAYASEIHLIHVSTEPMLDREKSEEAKNLELHLKGLPHQYHFMVNKNVEEGIDEFAEKNKIDLLVVLPRKKGLFESLFSKSESKSLIFHTKVPLLALSASKKKVIEAD; this is encoded by the coding sequence ATGATTAAGCACATATTAGTTCCGACTGATTTTTCCGATTGCGCAATGAACGCTTTGGAATATGCTCTAAAGTTTGCAAAACAGATCAATCCACAAGCAGAAATTACAATTTTGAATGCTTACACTGTGCCCTTAGCCTATGCTGACTTCAACTTAGCATATGATGTAGGAGAAAGTGAAGATGATATTAAAAAGTATATCAATTCAGAGTTTGATAAACTTGAAAGCAGATTACCACTGCTAAAAGAGTTTGAATATGAAACCATAAAAACGGAGAATTATGTAAAGGATGCGGTTGAAGAATATTGCCTAGAAAATGATGTTGATTTAATCATTATGGGAACCAAAGGCGCAAGTGGAGTTGATGAAGTGATTTTAGGAACAAATGCTCATAGAGTTATTAAAGCTGAACTAGCTCCCGTTCTGGTCATACCTGAAGATGCTAAATATGAAGATATTAAGAGCATTGCATTATCAAGTGATTACAAAGGTATTATGGCAGAGTTACTTAGCCCTGTTAAAGCCATTCGACAAGCATATGCTTCCGAAATTCATTTGATTCATGTGAGTACGGAGCCGATGTTGGACAGGGAAAAATCTGAGGAAGCTAAAAATCTTGAACTGCATTTGAAAGGACTTCCGCATCAGTACCATTTTATGGTCAATAAAAATGTAGAGGAAGGTATAGATGAATTTGCAGAAAAGAATAAAATTGACCTTTTAGTGGTTTTACCAAGAAAGAAAGGGTTATTTGAAAGCCTATTTAGCAAGAGCGAAAGCAAATCTTTGATATTCCATACCAAAGTGCCACTTTTAGCACTTTCAGCTTCTAAAAAGAAGGTGATTGAGGCTGATTGA
- a CDS encoding mechanosensitive ion channel family protein — translation MILGHIKWILFFTLGLLFTFQVDAQDSLVNKKESLVGVKSTTKSLPKKQQEDTLKKVLPIADSLEVLKDSSKENNTTKKDIEADTVVVKTENSGASQGFEDSKIKELSNLISSGNIFYTVVFLLFGFVFIKVVTFILNALAERSTKYRIAFKGSIPIVKIVGWVIVVILIIVVIYQPSVASMLAVSASIGVAIGFASQDILKNIFGGIVILLDRPFVSGDKIEVDKYYGEVVEIGLRSTRIVTPDDSLVSVPNAVMMNSSLSNSNAGEPNCQVVAEIYLPLTIDTIKTREIATQAATVSKYIYLGKPITVLFLNEVNNTNSYYKMRVKAYVMDIRDEFRFKSDMTELIITELVKEGILKGKF, via the coding sequence ATGATACTCGGGCATATAAAATGGATACTGTTTTTTACGCTAGGACTTTTGTTCACGTTTCAAGTTGATGCACAAGATAGCCTTGTCAATAAAAAGGAGTCTTTAGTAGGGGTGAAATCAACTACCAAATCCCTTCCAAAAAAGCAACAAGAAGACACGCTTAAAAAGGTTCTGCCAATTGCTGACTCTCTTGAGGTTTTAAAAGATAGCTCAAAAGAGAATAATACAACTAAAAAGGATATAGAAGCGGATACTGTGGTTGTTAAGACTGAAAATAGTGGCGCGAGCCAAGGTTTTGAGGATAGCAAAATTAAAGAATTATCAAATCTGATATCCAGTGGGAATATTTTTTATACTGTTGTTTTCCTGCTCTTTGGCTTTGTTTTTATAAAAGTGGTCACTTTTATTTTGAATGCATTAGCCGAGCGAAGCACGAAGTATCGGATTGCTTTTAAAGGTTCTATCCCTATTGTGAAGATTGTGGGCTGGGTAATAGTGGTTATACTAATCATTGTGGTGATTTACCAACCTTCAGTAGCCTCTATGCTTGCCGTATCTGCCTCAATAGGAGTAGCCATTGGGTTTGCCTCACAAGATATTTTAAAGAATATATTCGGGGGAATTGTCATTTTATTGGATAGACCATTTGTTTCCGGTGATAAAATTGAGGTAGATAAATATTATGGAGAAGTTGTGGAAATTGGGTTACGCTCCACACGCATAGTCACACCGGATGATTCTTTGGTTTCGGTACCAAATGCGGTGATGATGAATAGTTCATTGTCTAATTCAAATGCTGGTGAACCGAATTGTCAGGTGGTGGCTGAAATCTATTTGCCACTTACAATAGATACTATCAAAACGAGGGAAATAGCCACCCAAGCGGCAACAGTTTCCAAATACATATATTTAGGAAAACCTATAACAGTACTGTTCCTAAATGAGGTCAATAATACCAATTCTTATTATAAAATGAGAGTGAAAGCATACGTGATGGATATCCGTGATGAATTCCGTTTTAAAAGTGATATGACAGAATTAATAATCACTGAACTGGTTAAAGAGGGAATATTGAAAGGTAAGTTTTGA
- a CDS encoding DUF2062 domain-containing protein → MATTKLKRWAGRKLRYYKDKFIFKLKRYTIAVLTSDKSDVSIALSYSFGTLIALLPTPGFSTAIGVGFMTIFKQLNKMAVLLSMLVWNAITIIPIYWLSYRIGSRISNSLPDVEVQNETIRQILLFFKQFALGNLALTIPIAIGSYFLAILLLRLARKMRLRKTERRGNKIPA, encoded by the coding sequence ATGGCTACAACAAAGTTAAAAAGGTGGGCGGGTAGAAAACTGCGCTACTACAAAGATAAATTCATATTTAAACTCAAGCGATACACGATTGCTGTACTCACTTCTGACAAATCTGATGTATCCATTGCATTAAGTTATTCATTTGGTACTTTAATAGCACTTTTACCTACGCCAGGTTTTAGCACTGCAATTGGTGTTGGCTTTATGACAATTTTCAAACAGCTCAATAAAATGGCGGTTTTGCTCTCTATGTTGGTGTGGAATGCTATTACTATTATCCCCATATATTGGTTAAGCTATAGAATTGGAAGTAGAATTTCCAATAGTTTACCTGATGTGGAAGTACAGAATGAAACTATTCGACAAATTCTGTTATTTTTCAAGCAATTCGCTTTAGGAAACTTAGCACTTACCATTCCAATTGCTATCGGAAGCTATTTTCTTGCAATCTTACTGTTAAGATTAGCCAGAAAAATGAGGTTACGAAAGACAGAAAGAAGGGGGAATAAAATTCCTGCTTAA
- a CDS encoding translation initiation factor produces the protein MSKKNKKHREGIVYSTSDDFEYDYESQEEQETLPPSEQNLKVQLDKKARAGKKVSLISGFVGTENDLKDLGKKLKSKCGVGGSVKDGEILIQGDFREKIIEVLQKDGYNKVKKVGG, from the coding sequence ATGAGCAAGAAAAACAAAAAGCACAGAGAAGGGATTGTTTATTCAACTTCTGATGATTTTGAATATGATTATGAAAGTCAAGAAGAACAAGAAACATTGCCGCCTTCGGAGCAAAATTTAAAAGTGCAATTAGATAAGAAAGCCAGAGCTGGCAAGAAAGTAAGTCTAATTAGTGGTTTTGTTGGAACTGAAAATGATTTAAAAGACTTAGGCAAAAAGTTGAAATCAAAATGTGGTGTTGGTGGCAGTGTGAAAGATGGCGAAATTCTTATTCAAGGAGATTTTCGAGAAAAAATTATAGAAGTTTTACAAAAAGATGGCTACAACAAAGTTAAAAAGGTGGGCGGGTAG
- a CDS encoding OmpA family protein produces MLKTLPFLLFLLATQISWAQQDVPKSLGSTVNSSYQETKPVISPDGNTLFFARQNYPENYAGSNDPQDIYVSEKRNGAWSQARNIGEPLNDKYPNGVSSVTPDGNTMLILNAYNEYGDVLDGASISHRKGGRWQYPQMINIQEFYNLNDYIDYYLANNERTLLLAIETEESFGDQDLYVSFRIDERNWSKPVNLGRQINSAAPEFSPFLAADNKTLFFASYGHNGYGDADIFYSKRLDDSWQNWSKPENLGTDVNTKEFEAYYTIDASGENAYFVTTKGSIAGSKDIYEMTLPYKFRPDPVLLLNGEVVDLASGNRVEAEIEFVNTNNYDKNEAVISNTENGFSHILEKGALYQYLPVKRGYVGILQFQDLTRLSEYLEKEQKLAMLPIAVGSEIPVHHITFVNNADIFRSDAYYELDRFASLLQSNPQMQVEIIGHTAQLPLEAENDRLSYNRAKAVADYFEKKNVHPDRLRIKGAGQKLAFSSNMDVALKNGIELEDRITIKIISMNWEKPKPKDTDEDGIIDIEDDCPTLAGVADNNGCPEITEETKEVLKEALEGIEFELASDVIRAQSLPILDKVVTVMQENPDYKLKISGHTDNQGDDDANLLLSHKRAQATKKYLMDQGIAILRLDAVGYGEMQPIESNDTAEGRAKNRRVEFEIVFD; encoded by the coding sequence ATGCTTAAAACTCTACCGTTCCTTTTATTTTTATTAGCTACTCAAATAAGCTGGGCACAGCAAGACGTTCCGAAAAGTTTGGGGTCTACAGTAAACTCATCCTATCAGGAAACTAAACCAGTCATATCACCAGATGGAAACACTTTGTTTTTTGCCAGACAGAACTATCCAGAAAATTATGCTGGTTCCAATGACCCTCAGGATATTTATGTATCGGAAAAGCGAAATGGGGCATGGTCTCAGGCTCGAAATATTGGAGAACCCTTGAATGATAAATATCCTAATGGTGTAAGCTCGGTCACGCCAGATGGTAACACAATGCTCATTTTGAATGCTTATAATGAGTATGGCGATGTTCTAGACGGTGCATCTATTTCCCACAGAAAAGGAGGCCGTTGGCAATATCCGCAGATGATTAACATTCAGGAGTTTTACAATTTGAATGATTACATAGACTATTATTTAGCCAATAACGAAAGAACACTATTGCTCGCAATTGAAACAGAAGAAAGCTTTGGTGATCAGGATTTATATGTGAGTTTTAGAATAGACGAAAGAAATTGGTCTAAACCAGTAAACCTGGGTAGGCAAATAAATTCTGCAGCTCCCGAATTTTCCCCTTTTTTAGCAGCAGATAATAAGACATTATTTTTTGCTTCTTATGGACATAATGGCTACGGTGATGCCGATATTTTCTACTCAAAAAGATTGGATGACAGCTGGCAAAATTGGTCGAAGCCTGAGAACTTAGGCACAGACGTGAATACAAAAGAATTTGAAGCTTACTACACCATTGATGCATCAGGGGAAAATGCTTATTTCGTAACCACCAAAGGCAGTATTGCCGGCTCAAAAGATATTTACGAGATGACTTTGCCCTATAAATTCCGACCAGATCCTGTTTTATTGCTGAATGGAGAAGTAGTGGATTTAGCAAGCGGAAATAGGGTAGAGGCGGAAATTGAATTTGTAAACACCAATAATTACGATAAAAATGAAGCGGTCATTTCCAATACTGAAAATGGATTCTCTCATATTTTGGAGAAAGGCGCATTATATCAATACTTGCCCGTGAAAAGAGGCTATGTAGGGATTTTACAATTTCAAGATTTAACCAGGCTAAGCGAATATCTCGAAAAAGAACAAAAGCTTGCCATGCTTCCTATTGCGGTGGGTTCTGAAATCCCTGTACATCATATTACTTTCGTAAATAATGCCGATATTTTCCGTTCAGATGCCTATTATGAACTGGATCGATTTGCTTCTTTACTGCAAAGCAATCCGCAAATGCAAGTAGAGATTATTGGGCATACAGCTCAATTGCCACTGGAAGCGGAAAATGACAGATTATCCTACAACAGAGCCAAAGCCGTAGCGGACTATTTTGAAAAGAAAAATGTGCATCCAGACCGATTAAGAATTAAAGGAGCAGGGCAGAAGCTAGCTTTTTCTTCGAATATGGACGTTGCACTTAAAAATGGTATTGAATTAGAAGATCGGATCACCATCAAAATCATTAGCATGAATTGGGAGAAACCTAAGCCAAAAGATACGGATGAAGATGGAATAATTGACATAGAAGACGATTGTCCTACTTTAGCAGGGGTGGCGGATAATAATGGTTGCCCGGAAATAACGGAAGAAACCAAAGAGGTATTAAAGGAAGCTTTGGAAGGAATTGAGTTTGAGTTAGCTTCTGATGTAATCAGAGCGCAATCTTTGCCTATTTTGGATAAAGTGGTTACGGTAATGCAAGAAAATCCTGATTATAAATTAAAGATTTCAGGACATACGGATAACCAAGGCGATGATGATGCTAATTTATTATTGTCGCATAAAAGGGCACAAGCCACTAAAAAATATTTAATGGATCAAGGTATTGCCATTCTTAGGTTAGATGCCGTGGGCTATGGCGAAATGCAACCTATCGAAAGCAATGATACTGCTGAAGGAAGAGCGAAGAATAGAAGGGTGGAATTTGAGATTGTTTTTGATTAA
- a CDS encoding MBL fold metallo-hydrolase, with the protein MKILIKILKGLLIVVAFFLLGYYMVKYFVPSVGKAPNSKEMASSPYYNKGKFVNVVPTKSAEFTQVPRILRNYFKRDVETNPTSDYVFTENNKQENDSTLQVNWLGHAAVLFYKNGKYVLADPMLGERASPFTFMGPERFSAPPISAEDLPELEAVVISHDHYDHLDYETIKKITAKTKYFYVPTGVKASLEYWGVPTEKIKEFSWWDTHTENGISITATPARHFSGRLFSQNNTFWASWVIEMEGENIYFGGDTGIFDGFGEIDEKLGPFDLAIMPIGAYNDAWHDIHMDPIEAIEAFQQMRAKKIFPIHWGTFDLALHSWYEPILDLENQAVEKEIPLLSIPQGKWFRLGDESENGWWKKYSGEMSNE; encoded by the coding sequence ATGAAAATTTTAATTAAAATATTAAAAGGCTTACTCATTGTAGTAGCCTTTTTCTTATTAGGCTATTATATGGTAAAATATTTTGTTCCGTCTGTCGGTAAAGCTCCCAACTCCAAGGAAATGGCATCATCTCCTTATTATAATAAAGGAAAGTTTGTTAATGTGGTGCCCACAAAAAGTGCAGAGTTCACTCAAGTTCCTCGTATTCTTCGGAATTATTTTAAAAGAGATGTAGAAACGAATCCTACTAGTGACTATGTATTTACTGAAAATAATAAACAGGAAAACGATAGCACTCTGCAAGTCAATTGGCTAGGACATGCTGCAGTACTATTTTACAAAAACGGCAAATATGTTTTGGCTGACCCCATGTTGGGCGAGCGTGCTTCCCCCTTTACTTTCATGGGACCTGAAAGATTCAGCGCCCCTCCTATTTCGGCTGAAGATCTTCCTGAATTGGAAGCTGTTGTGATTTCACATGATCATTACGATCATTTGGATTATGAAACGATCAAAAAAATAACGGCCAAGACTAAATACTTTTATGTACCTACTGGTGTAAAAGCAAGCTTGGAATATTGGGGAGTTCCAACTGAAAAGATTAAGGAATTTAGCTGGTGGGATACTCATACTGAAAATGGTATATCTATAACCGCCACACCCGCTCGTCACTTTAGCGGAAGATTATTTAGTCAAAACAATACTTTTTGGGCTTCTTGGGTAATAGAAATGGAGGGTGAAAACATTTATTTTGGCGGAGATACTGGAATATTTGATGGTTTTGGAGAAATAGATGAAAAACTGGGTCCATTTGATTTAGCCATAATGCCAATTGGGGCTTATAATGATGCTTGGCATGACATCCATATGGATCCAATAGAAGCCATTGAAGCCTTTCAACAAATGAGAGCTAAAAAGATCTTCCCTATTCATTGGGGCACATTTGATTTAGCTTTGCATAGTTGGTATGAACCCATTTTAGATCTTGAAAATCAAGCTGTGGAAAAAGAGATTCCATTGTTGAGTATTCCACAAGGAAAATGGTTCAGATTAGGTGATGAAAGTGAAAATGGATGGTGGAAGAAGTATTCGGGAGAAATGAGTAATGAGTAA
- a CDS encoding glycine betaine ABC transporter substrate-binding protein, with amino-acid sequence MMSFLDFLVKNKAEVFKQLLEHIELTLVSLCIAVLLGITIGILIAIYQKSTKTVLSFVNTIQTIPSLALLGFLLPFFGIGVVPAIIALFLYALLPIVRNTYTGIIEVDAAVRESAIAMGMKRSQVLFKVELPLALPYIMAGIRTASVINVGVATLSAFIAAGGLGKFILQGIQLNNTNMILAGAIPASLLALFFDAILGRIQKSSLKIIRWFSFIVFGGMLVYLLISGFQKLNFSSDKRELLGGFPSEFVFREDGLKGLFKAYDFEIDYVEMEIGLMYQALANEEVDVISGFSTDGRIKAYNLKTLKDNRNYFPPYEAAPVARQAVLDRFPEIRNSLSLLENQISNAEMTAMNYRVDEEKKQPEEVALEFLNNKGFLAKNKKSESKNGTIKIGSKAFTENYILAHIFKMVIEQNTRLNVELKLGFGGTKLLMDAMKNDEIDIYPEYTGTALLLLLETNEKERGVLFSNPDKVYNFVNKESQKQFGFEWLPALGFNNTFAILIRKEQAEELDLDSVEDLAEFTQEE; translated from the coding sequence ATGATGTCATTTCTTGATTTCCTAGTTAAAAATAAGGCGGAGGTCTTCAAACAATTATTGGAGCATATTGAGCTTACTTTGGTTTCGTTATGCATTGCGGTTTTGTTAGGAATTACAATCGGTATTTTAATTGCTATTTATCAAAAATCAACTAAAACGGTTCTCTCCTTCGTCAATACCATACAGACTATCCCTAGTTTAGCGCTTTTAGGCTTTCTCTTGCCTTTCTTTGGTATCGGGGTAGTTCCGGCAATTATTGCGCTTTTCCTTTACGCCTTGCTTCCTATAGTGCGAAACACCTATACGGGGATAATTGAAGTAGATGCTGCTGTAAGAGAATCAGCGATCGCCATGGGAATGAAACGCTCTCAAGTTTTATTTAAAGTAGAGTTACCATTGGCTTTGCCGTATATTATGGCCGGAATTAGAACGGCATCTGTGATAAATGTTGGAGTGGCTACTTTAAGTGCTTTTATAGCAGCAGGTGGTTTAGGTAAATTCATCCTTCAAGGCATTCAGTTAAATAATACCAATATGATTTTAGCTGGAGCTATACCAGCTTCATTATTAGCTTTGTTTTTTGATGCAATTTTAGGAAGGATTCAAAAGAGTAGTTTGAAAATTATTCGCTGGTTTTCTTTTATAGTTTTTGGTGGGATGTTGGTGTATCTGTTGATCTCTGGATTTCAAAAACTCAATTTTTCTTCGGATAAAAGAGAGCTTTTGGGCGGATTTCCATCTGAATTTGTTTTTAGAGAAGATGGCTTGAAAGGTTTATTCAAAGCCTATGATTTTGAAATAGATTATGTGGAAATGGAAATTGGCTTAATGTACCAGGCTTTGGCCAATGAGGAAGTAGATGTCATTAGCGGCTTTTCTACTGATGGCAGAATTAAAGCTTATAATCTAAAAACCTTGAAAGATAATCGTAATTATTTCCCTCCTTATGAAGCGGCACCTGTTGCCAGACAAGCTGTTTTAGATAGATTTCCTGAAATAAGAAATAGTCTGTCTCTACTTGAAAATCAAATCAGCAATGCAGAAATGACTGCAATGAATTATAGAGTAGACGAGGAAAAGAAGCAGCCTGAAGAAGTTGCTCTTGAATTTTTAAATAATAAAGGTTTCTTGGCAAAGAATAAGAAATCTGAAAGTAAGAATGGAACCATTAAAATAGGAAGTAAAGCATTTACTGAAAATTACATTTTAGCGCACATATTTAAAATGGTAATAGAGCAAAATACTCGATTGAATGTGGAATTGAAATTAGGTTTTGGTGGCACAAAACTTTTGATGGATGCCATGAAGAATGATGAAATTGATATCTATCCAGAATATACAGGAACTGCTTTATTATTGCTGTTGGAAACTAATGAGAAGGAGAGAGGAGTTTTGTTTTCAAATCCAGACAAAGTATATAATTTTGTTAACAAAGAATCACAAAAGCAATTCGGTTTTGAATGGTTGCCTGCATTAGGCTTTAATAATACTTTTGCAATTTTGATACGAAAAGAGCAAGCGGAAGAACTTGATTTGGATAGTGTTGAGGATTTAGCAGAGTTTACACAGGAAGAATAA